A section of the Osmia lignaria lignaria isolate PbOS001 chromosome 3, iyOsmLign1, whole genome shotgun sequence genome encodes:
- the Nf1 gene encoding neurofibromin 1 isoform X2: protein MGTQKPEEWANLLITRFEEQLPCHSGPQTTHSRMNEERNKKCLIQISQYRFSLVISSLTKILQGVNEMVPCIGGQRIFHSTDHDRHCYESVIIILDTLEKCLANQPKDTAKFDEAMNVKFLLKEICQFIDIPNDIPQNAHLRNLASKVLFALSLNFFNAVFNRISSRLQELAKCGDENADYSDIELIQHINVDVYRLTRLLNETIQKFKQLKKSAHIVLMNSLEKAIWNWMDTYPHEFADLQKKPNEDLGKVCEELFDILDTFADNKKGRTAAVWPLQIMLLILSPKVLEEIVNADFGAVCSPRHSKKKQFIDSVKRGLGMHGSSNRQLVEAAAVTCIKLCKASTYVNNSDANNVIFMLVQHVMTDLMALLFNPGKLFSRGQSYVAQDIDLMIDCFVSCFRIKPHNEVLKVCLNPTVPSMYQFVLVSSLYKIVTQPRLPWWPQIDLLYSRSAELRNIFTDILNKVTQSYISHTPLRMIQSLTLKGKEQNKYRDRGEEVSSYRNVLLWMVKLIHADPMLLLNNQGKAGHEIQSSTLELINGLVSLVHQPTMPDIAHEAMEALLVLHHPDKIKAWNPEAPINTFWDVSSQVLFSISQKLIQHQIVNYTCILKWLREILICRNAFLAQNKDYANVGSQIAICKQAHIKLEVVFFMYLWSINMEAVLVSMSCFSLLCEEAEIRCGSDEVAVTCLLPNYHLYLELAQASTVLITASGESKIYNYGRAALQKRIMALLRKIEHCVNGVQPAWEETFRNWEVTSEQLVNYPKSKLEDGQMESFHRSTGKRRASHQNSEHELEEQINEWANMTGFLCALGGVCLQKRSLNRPLSGIAQNPDLKKGSKQEPTSCLSNPSQEVQYCTQFVYSLLRLLICNNEKFGNQIQEHVKELVGHEMSPALYPILFDQIKSIVEKFFDQQGQVIVTGVNTKFIEHIIFIMKNILDSKTDQPSEYLGMTSIEGMMLAIVRYVRHLDMTVRSIQIKTKLCQLVEAMMKRRDDLAFRQEMKFRNKLVEYLTDWVMGATHNRDLDQACMEAVGALLRGLPLQPEESDRGDLMEAKSQLFLKYFTLFMNLLNHCNEAAGEEKEIMSQQSCLTSSKLSTLHNATIQAMSNLLSANIDSGLRHSLRLGYDPDLQTRAAFMEVLTKILQQGTEFDTLAETVLADRFEQLVQLVTMISDKGELPIAMALANVVTTNQMDELARVFVTLFDAKHLLSPLLWNMFYREVEVSDCMQTLFRGNSLGSKIMAFCFKIYGASYLQNLLEPLITPLLDDPTTGFEVDNARIDANENIEQNGHNLIALTQKVFDAIISSADRFPPQLRSMCHCLYQVLSKRFPQCPQNNIGAVGTVIFLRFINPAIVSPQEMGIVNKPVPHHIKRGLMLMSKILQNIANHVEFSKEQHMLPFNDFLRAHFEIGRRFFIQIASDCETIDQASHPMSFVSDANVLALHRLLWNHQERIGDYLSSSRDHKAVGRRPFDKMATLLAYLGPPEHKPVDSHLLFSSSYARWSNIDMSSTNFEEIMMKHNMHENEEFKSIKNLNIFYQAGTSKQGYPVFYYIARRYKIGDTNGDLLIYHVILTLKPFCHSPFELVVDFTHTCSDNRFRTEFLQKWFYVLPKVAYENIHAAYIYNCNSWVREYTKFHDRILAPLKGNRKVVFIDSPGRLNDMIDVDQQKLPGATLSLDEDLKVFNSALKLSHKDTKVSIKVGPTAIQITSAEKCKVLSHSVLLNDVYYASEIEEVCLVDDNQFTLTISNETGPLSFIHNDCDSLVQAIIHIRNRWELSQPESVSVHPKLRSKDVPGTLLNMALLNLGSSDPNLRTAAYNQLCALTATFDLKIEGQLLETSGLCIPSNNTIFIKHLSETLAANDPHLTLEFLKECIEGFKLSSIELKHLCLEYMTPWLNNLVRFYKPNDEGGKRQKQVTNILEELITLTIEEVEMYPSIQAKIWSTIGRLPDLIDTVLDNFIQRSVSFGLGSRKVEIMADTAVALASGNVQLVAKKVIGRLCRVVDKTCTSPTPLLEQHTRWDDIAILARYLLMLSFNNCLDVGKHLPYLFHTVTFLVCSGSLSMRASTHGLVINSIHSLCTCSSPSFSEDTYRILRMSLDEFSLPKFYLLFGISKVKSAAGTAFRSSYKQSNEKGYSNERSIAGTHDKERLSLTSLEIITDALLEIMEACMRDIPHCDWLKTWTSLAKNFAFCFNPALQPRALIVFGCISKSITDQDMKQLLRILIKALESFNDITLLEAIIMCLTRLQPLLRPESPIHRYLFWVATSVLQLDEASLYACGLALLEQNLHTLDSQGTFDDKTLEYVMMSTREPLEWHFKQLDQAVGLSFKSNFHFALVGHLLKGYRHPTPTTVTRTARVLTMLLGIVAKPFRRDKFEVTPESVAYLSALVSVSEEVRSRCHIRHAVTKNAESGSTDCLDILLPHNTDTPSSTSNNPTNRRQKSWDLLDQSALTQARQQKQYSTHQRSFSVPITKETKPTEETESKNRSTRVSVSNENNILLDPEVLTDFSTQSLVLTVLVTLVKNSTDENEQRILYEYLAEASVVFPKVFPVIHNLLDAKINSVLSSCHDQGILNSVQAIIQNIIACEDTSQQQLHYLQSCGFGGLWRFAGPYTNSNCTAESAQLFVNCLKAMVETCLPIDEFDGSSGNEIPNERCKRSDVHQSEIATRNKTSIYGTDRTNTSGFAEKKDEITRSTAPFGYRDRSIDSRGDISLNSMSQGENTSSSNSLQP, encoded by the exons ATGGGCACGCAAAAGCCGGAAGAATGGGCGAATTTACTGATCACGCGTTTCGAGGAACAG TTGCCGTGTCACAGTGGTCCTCAGACCACCCACTCTCGTATGAACGAAGAGAGGAACAAAAAATGCCTAATACAAATATCTCAATATCGTTTCTCTCTGGTAATATCCAGTCTTACAAAGATACTTCAAGGTGTTAATGAAATGGTCCCATGTATTGGGGGTCAGCGTATATTTCATAGCACAGATCATGATCGGCATTGCTATGAATCTGTAATCATCATCTTAGATACTTTGGAAAAATGTCTTGCGAATCAACCAAAAGACACAGCTAAATTTGATGAGGCTATGAATGTAAAATTTCTGCTTAAAGAAATATGTCAGTTTATAG ATATACCAAATGATATTCCACAAAATGCTCATTTACGAAATTTGGCAAGTAAAGTTTTGTTCGCGCTAAGCTTAAATTTTTTCAATGCTGTGTTTAACAGAATATCTTCAAGACTTCAAGAGCTAGCAAAATGTGGTGATGAAAATGCTGATTACAGTGACATTGAATTAATTCAACATATTAATGTGGATGTTTATAGATTAACAAGACTTTTAAATG AAACAATACAAAAATTCAAACAACTCAAAAAATCTGCGCACATAGTTCTTATGAACTCCTTGGAAAAAGCAATTTGGAATTGGATGGATACTTATCCACATGAATTTGCCGATCTTCAAAAGAAACCTAATGAAGATCTCGGAAAAGTATGCGAAGAATTATTTGACATCCTTGATACATTCGCAGacaataaaaaaggaagaactGCTGCTGTTTGGCCTTTGCAAATTATGCTCTTGATACTTTCACCAAAAGTTTTGGAGGAGATAGTTAATGCTGATTTTGGTGCTGTTTGTTCGCCAAGACATTCAAAGAAAAAGCAATTTATCGATAGTGTGAAACGAGGCCTAGGAATGCATGGCAGTTCTAATAGGCAACTAGTAGAAGCTGCTGCAGTAACTTGTATTAAACTTTGCAAAGCATCGACCTATGTAAACAACTCGGATGCGAATAATGTTATATTCATGCTTGTTCAGCATGTAATGACCGATTTGATGGCACTACTTTTTAATccaggaaaattattttctcgtgGACAAAGTTACGTTGCACAAGACATCGACCTAATGATAGACTGTTTTGTTAGCTGTTTTCGCATTAAACCTCACAACGAAGTACTTAAAGTTTGCTTAAATCCGACTGTCCCATCAATGTACCAGTTTGTCTTGGTTAGCTCGTTATACAA AATTGTAACTCAACCAAGACTGCCATGGTGGCCTCAAATAGATCTTCTGTATTCTCGTAGTGCAGAACTTAGGAATATCTTTactgatattttaaataaagtcaCACAGAGTTACATATCACACACACCGTTGCGAATGATTCAAAGTTTAACGCTCAAAGGTAAAGAACAAAACAAGTACAGAGATCGTGGTGAAGAAGTATCAAGTTATAGAAATGTACTTTTATGGATGGTAAAACTTATTCATGCTGATCCTATGTTATTGTTAAAT AATCAAGGAAAAGCTGGTCACGAAATACAAAGTTCTACACTGGAATTAATTAATGGTTTAGTTTCCTTAGTTCATCAACCAACAATGCCAGACATTGCTCACGAAGCAATGGAAGCGTTGTTGGTGTTACATCATCCAGATAAAATCAAAGCCTGGAATCCAGAAGCACCAATTAATACATTCTGGGATGTTAGTTCACAAGTTCTTTTCTCAATTTCTCAAAAATTGATTCAACACCAGATTGTGAATTATACCTGTATATTAAAATGGTTGAGAGAGATATTAATTTGTAGAAATGCTTTTTTGGCACAAAATAAAGATTATGCTAATGTTGGTAGTCAAATTGCAATTTGTAAGCAAGCACACATTAAACTCGAG gtTGTATTTTTCATGTACTTGTGGAGTATAAACATGGAAGCTGTTCTAGTGTCAATGTCTTGTTTTTCGTTACTCTgtgaagaagcagaaattcgtTGTGGTAGTGATGAAGTAGCAGTAACTTGTTTACTTCCTAACTATCATCTATATCTTGAATTGGCGCAAGCTTCTACTGTGTTAATCACTG CCAGCGGAGAAAGTAAGATATATAATTATG GACGCGCCGCTTTGCAAAAAAGAATTATGGCCTTATTAAGGAAGATAGAGCATTGTGTAAATGGTGTACAGCCT GCTTGGGAAGAGACATTTAGAAATTGGGAAGTGACTTCAGAGCAGTTAGTGAATTATCCTAAATCTAAACTTGAAGACGGTCAAATGGAATCATTTCATCGAAGTACAGGAAAACGAAGAGCATCGCATCAAAATTCAGAACATGAATTGGAAGAACAAATTAACGAATGGGCTAATATGACTGGATTTCTTTGCGCATTAGGCGGAGTATGCCTACAAAAACGTTCTTTGAATAGACCGTTATCAGGAATAGCACAAAATCCAGATTTGAAAAAAGGTTCAAAACAAGAACCTACGTCTTGTTTGTCAAATCCAAGCCAAGAAGTACAATATTGTACGCAATTTGTTTACAGTTTATTACGTTTATTAATTTGCAACAACGAGAAATTTGGAAATCAAATTCAGGAACATGTTAAAGAATTAGTTGGACACGAAATGAGCCCAGCATTGTAcccgatactttttgatcagataaaaAGCATAGTTGAAAAATTCTTCGATCAGCAAGGACAAGTTATAGTAACTGGTGTTAACACAAAGTTTATCGaacatataatatttataatgaaaaatatcttagaCTCTAAAACGGATCAACCTTCTGAATATCTTGGAATGACTAGTATAGAAGGGATGATGTTAGCAATTGTCAGATATGTTAGACATTTAGATATGACAGTCCGTTCGATACAAATCAAGACAAAATTGTGTCAGCTTGTTGAAGCGATGATGAAAAGACGGGATGATTTAGCGTTTCGACAAGAAATGAAATTCAGAAATAAACTTGTCGAGTATTTAACCGATTGGGTAATGGGCGCTACTCATAACag AGACTTGGATCAAGCTTGCATGGAAGCAGTCGGTGCACTGTTACGTGGTTTACCTCTTCAACCGGAAGAATCTGACCGCGGTGATTTAATGGAAGCTAAATctcaattatttcttaaatattttaCCCTTTTCATGAATTTGTTGAATCATTGTAACGAAGCAGCCGGCGAAGAAAAGGAAATTATGTCTCAACAATCCTGTTTAACTAGCAGCAAATTATCAACCTTACATAATGCTACTATACAAGCAATGAGTAACCTTCTCAGCGCAAATATTGATAGTGGTTTAAGACATTCATTAA gaTTGGGTTACGATCCAGATCTACAAACACGTGCAGCATTCATGGAAGTTCTCACTAAAATTCTTCAACAGGGAACAGAATTTGATACACTAGCAGAAACTGTATTAGCTGATAGGTTCGAGCAATTGGTTCAGCTTGTTACAATGATCAGCGACAAAGGAGAATTACCTATTGCAATGGCTCTGGCTAACGTAGTTACAACAAATCAAATGGACGAATTGGCACGAGTTTTTGTAACGTTATTCGATGCTAAACACCTATTATCACCCCTTCTGTGGAATATGTTTTATCGCGAGGTCGAAGTTTCCGATTGTATGCAAACATTGTTCCGAGGGAACAGTCTTGGAAGTAAAATTATGGcgttttgtttcaaaatttatggCGCAAGTTACTTACAAAATTTATTAGAGCCTTTGATCACGCCGTTGCTGGACGATCCTACCACTGGCTTTGAGGTCGACAATGCAAGAATAGATGCCAACGAGAATATAGAACAGAATGGTCATAATTTAATAGCATTAACTCAAAAAGTATTTGATGCAATAATATCATCAGCTGATCGATTTCCACCGCAACTGCGATCCATGTGCCATTGTTTATATCAAGTACTCAGTAAAAGATTCCCACAGTGTCCACAGAATAACATTGGAGCTGTAGGAACAGTAATATTTCTGCGATTCATCAACCCAGCCATTGTGTCGCCTCAAGAAATGGGTATTGTAAATAAACCTGTGCCCCATCATATTAAAAGGGGCCTCATGTTGATGTCTAAAATACTTCAGAACATCGCTAATCACGTGGAGTTTAGTAAGGAGCAGCATATGTTaccttttaatgattttttacgAGCGCACTTTGAAATTGGAAGAAGATTTTTTATACAGATAGCATCGGATTGCGAAACGATCGATCAAGCCAGTCATCCTATGTCATTTGTATCAGATGCAAATGTTTTAGCGCTTCATAGATTGCTTTGGAATCATCAAGAAAGAATCGGCGACTATCTCAGCAGCAGTCGGGACCATAAAGCGGTAGGCAGAAGGCCTTTCGATAAAATGGCCACGTTATTAGCATATCTTGGCCCACCGGAACATAAACCAGTTGATTCACACTTGCTTTTCTCCTCGTCTTATGCTCGATGGTCAAACATCGACATGTCGTCGACTAATTTCGAGGAGATTATGATGAAGCACAATATGCATGAAAACGAAGAATTTAAGAGCATCAAAAATTTGAACATCTTCTATCAAGCAGGTACTAGTAAACAAGGATACCCAGTATTTTACTATATTGCCAGACGTTATAAAATTGGCGACACGAACGGTGATTTGTTGATATACCATGTTATTTTAACTCTAAAACCATTTTGTCATTCCCCGTTTGAATTGGTTGTCGACTTTACCCACACGTGTTCGGACAATCGGTTTAGGACAGAATTTCTCCAGAAATGGTTTTACGTGTTACCAAAAGTCGCCTATGAAAATATTCACGCGGCCTACATTTACAATTGCAATAGTTGGGTAAGGGAATATACGAAGTTTCATGATAGAATTTTGGCACCGTTGAAAGGTAACAGAAAGGTTGTCTTTATCGATAGCCCGGGTCGTTTAAACGACATGATCGACGTTGATCAACAAAAGTTGCCTGGAGCAACGTTGTCTCTCGACGAAGACCTGAAAGTTTTTAACAGCGCTTTGAAACTTTCTCACAAGGACACTAAGGTATCCATCAAAGTTGGACCAACAGCTATACAAATTACCTCGGCGGAGAAATGCAAAGTACTATCGCATTCCGTTCTTTTAAACGATGTTTATTACGCGTCTGAGATCGAAGAAGTTTGTTTAGTAGATGACAATCAATTTACCTTGACCATTTCGAACGAAACTGGCCCGTTATCGTTTATTCATAACGACTGTGATAGTCTGGTGCAGGCTATAATTCATATAAGAAACCGATGGGAATTATCACAGCCGGAGTCTGTGTCTGTTCATCCGAAGCTCAGATCTAAAGATGTACCTGGGACATTATTAAACATGGCGTTATTAAATCTTGGTAGTTCGGATCCAAATTTAAGAACAGCAGCGTACAATCAATTGTGCGCTTTAACCGCGACTTTTGATTTGAAGATAGAAGGGCAACTGTTGGAAACATCTGGACTTTGTATACCATCAAACAATACTATATTCATTAAACACTTGAGCGAAACTTTAGCTGCAAATGATCCACATCTTACGTTGGAGTTTTTAAAGGAATGTATAGAAGGATTCAAATTGTCGAGCATCGAATTGAAGCATCTTTGTTTAGAATACATGACACCCTGGTTAAATAATTTGGTAAGATTTTATAAACCAAACGACGAAGGTGGGAAACGTCAAAAGCAAGTTAcaaatatattggaagaattaattacattaacCATCGAGGAGGTAGAAATGTATCCGAGTATTCAAGCAAAGATATGGAGTACAATTGGAAGATTGCCTGATTTAATAGACACGGTTTTGGATAATTTCATTCAACGCAGTGTCAGCTTTGGACTTGGTTCTCGAAAGGTTGAAATAATGGCTGACACAGCTGTCGCTTTGGCCTCTGGAAATGTCCAGCTGGTAGCGAAGAAAGTAATAGGGAGACTTTGCAGAGTTGTCGATAAAACTTGTACTTCTCCAACTCCGTTATTAGAACAACATACAAGATGGGATGACATAGCTATTTTGGCTAGATATCTGTTAATGTTGTCCTTCAATAACTGTTTGGATGTAGGAAAACATTTACCATATTTATTCCATACAGTAACATTTCTAGTTTGTTCTGGAAGTCTGAGTATGCGTGCCTCCACTCATGGTTTAGTTATTAACAGCATTCATTCACTTTGCACCTGTAGTTCTCCTTCTTTCTCAGAAGATACTTATAGAATACTGCGAATGAGTTTGGATGAATTTTCTCttccaaaattttatttactctTTGGTATCAGTAAAGTGAAATCTGCTGCGGGTACAGCGTTTAGATCTAGCTATAAACAATCGAATGAAAAAGGGTACAGTAACGAGCGGAGTATTGCGGGAACGCATGATAAAGAGAGACTTTCGTTAACAAGTTTAGAAATTATTACGGATGCCCTTCTTGAAATCATGGAAGCTTGTATGCGAGACATTCCTCACTGTGATTGGTTAAAAACCTGGACTTCTTTGGCGAAAAATTTCGCTTTCTGTTTTAATCCAGCTCTTCAACCTAGAGCTTTAATTGTGTTTGGATGCATTAGTAAAAGTATAACCGATCAAGATATGAAGCAGTTATTAAGGATATTAATAAAAGCGCTTGAGAGTTTCAATGATATCACTTTGCTCGAAGCAATCATTATGTGCCTCACCAGACTACAACCGTTGCTTAGACCC GAATCTCCTATACATCGATATTTATTTTGGGTTGCGACTTCAGTTCTTCAATTAGACGAAGCGTCTTTGTACGCGTGTGGTTTAGCTCTCCTTGAGCAAAATTTGCATACTTTAGATTCGCAAGGAACTTTTGATGACAAG acTTTAGAATACGTCATGATGTCGACGCGTGAACCTTTGGAATGGCACTTTAAACAATTAGACCAAGCTGTTGGACTTtcatttaaatcaaattttcattttgcattGGTTGGCCATCTTCTCAAAGGATACAGGCATCCTACACCAACCACTGTCACAAGAACAGCCAGAGTATTAACCATGTTATTAGGTATTGTGGCTAAACCATTCAGAAGAGATAAATTTGAAGTCACACCAGAGAGTGTGGCCTATTTATCTG CATTGGTGTCTGTATCTGAAGAAGTTAGAAGTCGGTGTCATATTAGACATGCAGTTACCAAAAATGCAGAATCTGGAAGTACAGACTGTCTTGATATTTTGCTTCCACATAATACA GATACACCTAGTTCAACGTCAAATAATCCTACTAATCGCCGACAAAAATCTTGGGATTTACTTGATCAGTCTGCGCTTACTCAAGCTCGGCAACAGAAACAATATTCAACTCATCAG CGATCGTTTTCTGTACCAATTACAAAGGAAACAAAACCAACTGAAGAAACAGAATCGAAG aATCGAAGCACCAGAGTAAGTGTGAGCAATGAAAATAACATATTGCTCGATCCAGAGGTATTGACAGACTTTTCGACTCAAAGTTTGGTTTTAACTGTTCTGGTCACTTTGGTCAAGAATTCAACTGATGAAAATGAACAACGGATTCTTTATGAATATCTTGCAGAGGCCTCTGTAGTGTTCCCAAAAGTTTTTCCAGTAAT TCACAATCTACTTGATGCAAAAATTAACAGCGTATTATCCTCCTGTCATGACCAAGGTATACTGAATTCTGTACAAGCTATCATACAGAACATAATTGCTTGCGAGGATACAAGTCAACAGCAATTACATTATTTGCAAAGCTGTGGATTTGGTGGATTGTGGAGATTTGCAGGTCCATACACAAAT TCGAACTGCACAGCGGAAAGCGCTCAGTTATTCGTAAATTGCCTGAAAGCCATGGTAGAGACCTGTTTACCAATCGATGAATTCGATGGATCAAGCGGTAATGAAATACCAAACGAGAGATGTAAACGAAGTGATGTTCATCAATCGGAAATCGCAACGCGAAATAAAACTTCTATCTATGGGACTGATCGAACGAATACGTCTGGTTTTGcagaaaagaaagatgaaatcACGCGAAGTACTGCCCCCTTTGGGTACAGAGA TCGCAGTATCGATAGCAGAGGAGATATTTCGCTGAATTCTATGAGCCAAGGAGAAAACACTAGCAGTAGTAATAGTTTGCAACCTTAG